A window of Glycine soja cultivar W05 chromosome 13, ASM419377v2, whole genome shotgun sequence genomic DNA:
TGGATCTTACCTGGTCCAAAGTGAAAGTTACGACAATacagatataattaaaaaagtgtGCTCTAATATAGTAATTATACTAATTGTGATTGAATTGAGTCATGCACATGTCATCTGAGGTAAAACTGAGTCATGACAGAGAAAGGGAGATGAGACGTGTAGTTGAGGGTAAAGATGCGTCTAAAGAAAAGCGAAGATAAAAAATGTCTATTTTGTCTTATGGTAAACAACTTGAAGGATGCTGTGAGAAAATGTTGGTTGTATTTGTAAGAAAATGTTCAACGAACATTTTATTGAAGGTTTGAATCCTTCAATTCATAGGATCTTGAAGAAGTTTATTTGGAGTTTGAATACCCGATTCATTATTAGTTGATGGGAAACTAAACCTTTATAATCTTGATTCCACTGGTAGTATAATAACAAAACACATCTTCTAGTATAGTTCCACTTGATTGTAGTCTTGTTTAAACCATCTTATCGTAGCCTTTGAAGTACTCTGCCCAAAAAATCCCACATCGAACAGATTTGTCAGAGTAGAAGGGAGGATGACCTATAAAATTAAGATGTGTATCACATTGCAACATACTTACCTGGACGGGGTCAATGGATGATCAAGAAGGTCCATGGCCTAGGGAAGTGACCTCCATTGCACTGAGGAGGGGTGCTTTTCTAAGGTCTGTCCAAGTGACAGAGCCTACGTCATAATTTGTGGTAGTGGGGGCCTGCGTTCGCGCGGCCCCTTTCAATTCAGCTTAAATcgatttctttatctttataggtaatacatgattttgatgttattttacTCACTGGCACTCTATTTCtattgaaatgaaaatatatatcataaactCACGCCGTCTCTCCGTTGTTGGTTTAAGGGAGTTTTTCAACGTCTGTTCTTCAAAAGCCAAcccattatttgttttttcaacACTACAAATGCACATCATTGGTGTGGCATTGCCACCACTGAAGGATTgaacaaaatctgattttagaTTTTAACCAAAGCTTTGACTACTTTTAGGAATTGTAATTGCTAATATGAACAACTTCTTTGGTTAAAAATCTTTATTCTCTCTTGGTTTAAACAGAACTTTAATTACACCCCCAAAGTAGTTAACATGAAAATATCCTTAAAAGTTACACTTTTGTATAAGATAAATTCTTTTTGCTTTTCTTAATTAGATTCTCCATGGCTAGCAGGAAACATATTGGTCTATAACAAAGTCCCAAATTGTTAGAATCAAAATAGCATTGACAGAAACAGTTCTTATTGCCCGCGTCTGCATCGTTTTGGTGCTTCTCCGTGCACAATATTTACCCAAGTCATTTTACTTTCAGGGCAAAGGTTCTTGCGAATCCCCCAAACGAGACAAATGGAGATATGCGTCAGTCCCTGCAAACAATGTATCAAGAGCTTCAGAATTCTCAGTAGATAAGACCAGAAAAGAAAACGgtccacaaaacaaaataaagacaaaCCAGTTAACTACAAATGTAAGGTATAAGATTTCAAACAATTATAAATCCTTTTATAATATCTTAGTAAAATCATCTcaactatgaaaaaaaaaaagaatattatctACTTTTTATATCTTCAAATATTGAACacttgtatttaataaatttcataagGTGCATATTACAAAAGGATATAACGTTACTGGTAGATGTAACAGTTTTAGTAGTAGAAGGACTTTTAGCGGGAGATAAACTTTGGGAAAGGTTGACAGCAGTATGACATTCAATATTTCAAACCCTATCCATCCATATgtgaaacaaagaagaaaaataaaaaagttgtcaTACTCCAAGGGCTACAGCAGAATGTTGGAATTTAGAAGGGAAGTCTAAAtgacaaatattattaaataacaaataatagttTACTCACCATATCCTTCCATAGAGATTACTTGAAGATCGCCACCAAAATACCTAGCATACAAGCGGCAAATAGGAAGTCCATAACCATTTCCAGCCATTTTTACACTTATATTATCGGTTGTTCCAAGATCAGAAGGTTCATTTTCATCCCACGATGCATTTCTGGCTGTACTGTAGagatatgtaaatatttttggaaGACCACTCCTTGGTATTCCACCTCCCTCATCTGAGACCTAACATGTCATTTATACAAACAAAAAAGCATCTTGGTTATAGCAATTAAAAAGCGCCCAACAAAAGGCAAAAATTCTCAACAAAAAAAGATAGTTCCAAAAGCTATTAATTATACGTTTAAATTGAGTTATATAATGTttgtaaaagtaaataaaaattcagaCATTAAGTTATGCTAATCtgtcattttattgttttcatttaaaaagatTATCAAACTAGACAATTTATTGgcaatgaaaattgaaaaaattgtcCTCGATCCCTTCCCTTTTCCTCCAAAATCTAACTGTCAAACCCACCTTAAAAGCTGTGTTCTGAGGCACCTCCAGCATTATTGGCATGTGGAATTTTTTAAGCAATATCCAGTAATCAAATAACACTGAGAACAGGGTGGAGATACCCCAACAAAAGGTTCTTAAAAGTTATAGAAACTTACCTTTATGGTAACATCCTCTATTCCATCTGCTGTTATTATTCTAATGGGAGGAGCAACTTCGTCAGAGTCCATAAAATGGTCTTGGACAGCACGCAGTGAGTTCTTAACCAACTCAAAAACCATAAGATGCAAGTGAGCTGGAACATACCTTCAGCGAAAACATAGAATTAAAGAAGGAGGAAAAAGATAGCAGACGATTCCATTCCATGCACTAGATAAGAAGGGTTCTACGAAAAACAAAAGGCAAATGAATTCACAGATGTTACTCACGGAAAAGTAAAATCAGGATCCCCGTAAATTCGAACATCTGCAGCACTTCCATATTCACCATAACACATAGAACGTGCATCCTCACTAGCATTCCTTGCCACATTCACAGGAGACATATTTGTATGTATATAACCTACACAACTGGGAGGAGGATTGGGATTGTGCAACTCAACATGCTGTCCTGAATAGGATTAAAACGAAAAGCACAAACATTGGCTTTTTAGAGTTTCAACCTCCAATATATAGATCTCAACACACAAATTTTGGAGCAAGTACATTCATTAGTCTCACAGAAGGTAGGGTGTGTGTTCTTGGAACTAACCGATGAGCATACGGATTCCAATTCTTGACATGTAAATGCGATCAAGAAACTCATCAATCTCATCAGGGTCCTCAAAAACATTCTTCAATTGCTGAACACCCAAGGCCATTGTAGGTACCACATTGTTGTGTCTCACCTTGATGGACTTAATCAGTTCAGTGAATTCTTTCTCGTCATTCATATTCTTCATCTCAGGAAAAGATCTAATTTCACGGAAAGAATCCAAGTACCAATctttaacataaaaacataaaacagtAGCACAAAGTTTAATGATCAATAACCATCTACAAAACCAGAAGTTaatcaataaacaaaaaatgcacaactgaaaaaaaaacatcaaattcactgaaaatcaaatcaaatgacattttttttattaaatacaatttaTAATGACTTCAAAATATCTCAAACCAAGCAATGTGGGACTTTAACCTTTTGAAATACTAAACACAAATATAACAAGAACCTCACATTCTTATATGCCAAGTGTCAACTGCAAAATAGGTTTAGCATGATTGTCCACAAATACAAGACAGAGGACAACAATCTGCGGTGCATATTATATTAACACTAAACACAAACGCTTCATAGTAACTCTAATGCCAAGTTCTTAAAAATGGTAAACAAAACCAACAGAACAGTAGAATAACTGTAAAACATTAGAAATATCCTAAACATGCTTTCTTAAAACCAAGAGACAACACCGAATATCCTGAATAGCAATACCAACAATGTAAGAGTGGTACCTTCAAGACAGGAGGCCTGTGAGACAAGCCATGAGGGAGAGTGTGAAGCTCAATGGCTCTCCTTGCAATTCTAATGGGAAGCTCTTTGTGAAGGAACTGAGCAGAGATGAGTAAATTCTTGGGAGTGGGGTTGGAACCAAACTCCATCATATATCGTAAACTCAGCCCTGTCTGCTGCAAACAACCCCATGTCTTTACCTCCTTCATCAAATTCTTGCACATTGACAACGTTTTCTGAATCTTAACCTCCATGCCTTGTTTCTGGACCCAACAACACACAGATCGACAACATGTAATAAATGAAACCGAGAGCTAGGAAGTGACACAGATGAAAACGACAACAACAGTGTCCCCAGAAGTGTGGAGAGAGATAGGAACAGAAGTTTGGAAGTGGGTTTTCCGCTGAGGCAGAAAAGGACAAGTGGGGTGGGGAAAGAAAAATGGGTCTGAAAAAACAGGGCTTCAATTTTAACTGCACATTTTATTGCATTCATAAAACGCAATTTGAAGACTACCCTACAGGATACTCAAACATACTATAGATTAGAACCAAACTCAAACTCAATGATGAGTTGTTTATCAAAGCAAGTTTATCCTTACAATTAAACCCGAATGAAAACTATCATAGATATGATGTTTGCAATCTATTTCTAATATAACATTATGAAGCCTCAACTCTACGACCAAGGTGATTTGCCACCAGTAATGAGGTTGCTTCTGACTCTGAACACAATTGGACACTGAAGTCCCTTTGAAGATAAAGGGAACCTGGTAAGGTAGGAAGAACATCAGGAACACgacaaacaaataattttatcttatgtGTAGGTCCCAAACTAGATGCCATTTTCCTCCAACACAAAAATGAGAATTATCAATCACAAATATTCCTAACCAaggatctattttttttttttatcaaaattagtttcactcaccatttaattttatatgttttaacataatttttttacaacatataaaaattattatgaaactTAATTTACACTTGCAATCTAATTACATTAATAGcctaaaattatttctactaaaatttaaaataaagggaAATCGTCTGAAAGAGTTGTAGCCTTGTaggtaaattaagaaaataattggaTTCTTTCTGGTTGAACTTGAACACCAATAAGAATCTCCTTTTTCTCCCGTAGGTAAAGCCTGCAGCTTGGAGGCGAAATCTACAAGCAATTAACTGAAATGAAGTATTTGAAGAAGCTTTAAGCTTCGGTTTAATTTGTTCAGGAAGAAGTGACAGAAggggaaattttaaattttaaaatttatttttctctcattttccatattttttctataacggaattaaaacaaaaatatcactaattatatttttctcttttttattttcttcttatccaaatatattattattataatagttttttttcctcCATAAGTATCCTCCTTTGGAGAGTAAACTAATATATGTTGGAATCTTTCTCAACtgaaattcaaactttaattactttaatttatcATATGTTGTGAAACACTAATTCATTCCCTTGACTTAACTCTATTGATATACGAGTTACTTTTAATATCATCCTTTTCAATTacttgaaaaaataaagaatacaactcatttaactttaatttatgaATTGGTCATTGTATAAGCCTAAATAAAAGGCTTAACTGCTGGTGCAAATAATAGGGGTGTCAGTGAGGCTAGGtaacatgaatttatttttgttccaATTTGTTTGATAGAGTCAATTGAAGTTTTACCCCTCAACTCAACTACAGACtcccattttttatttaacttactCCTTCCTTCTCTCTcatattttgtgttttatttataaaaaatatacagacAAGTATGGAATATCTTTCTTTCTCctagtaaaaaataaacatttacttGTGCAGTGTAAAAgctaaaatactattttataatataggaATGTATTGTtgtcaattatattatatattatgaaattaaattaaaaacttattagcacttaaaatatgttttagatgttaaattttttttataaaaattaaataaaaaggattattgtaaattatataatcaattttgttttttacactAAGGTAGTGAGACCCACAAACAGCGCATGTCTTTTATCAATCTCTCAATTATTTGTTGCAACTGCATCACGACTTCAGTTTATAACAACCAAATTACATTTCTTTTGAATAACACACCAACCTCAACCAGTACCATCTCCTTTTTTATTATCCTTTAAATTTGGACTCAACCCACTTTTATAACTTCATGTTGCGCATTTGATtttaataacttataaaaatttaaatctacATACccgttgattttaatttaaaccaatgtatttaaaataaaataatctgcactatatactttttattggaatgtttatttttattagagggtataatacttattttcaactttttaaGAAAACAGATTCAATATCTAATATGCGTGTTTCTTATGAACCGTGGTGCTAGGAATTAACGCAGAGTTAATTGATAACAATAAATTAGAATAGATTACCATTTTTATacccaataattttaaattcataaagATATTgagtctttttaattttaattcttcccTCAGTTGATTATCTAACATCAATATTACATAAGTTGTTGATAAgatgtttaaaatataaaaaaagtgaagTTTATCTTCTAaccttttattcaaagataatataataaaatactaagagatataaattaattttaatatacatattattttttctctaatcacataaattaatattaattacatcAATCAATATGTAaactattaaatatatttaaatattaaatattttattttaattataaatttaataattacaaaaataatttttggctaaagtttcatataaaataatgtttataaaattaattaaatatcttaataatttattattttatccttaaattaaAAGTCATGAGTATTAAGTATCACGTTAGTATTAATAAATCACATCAAATTGAATGTTTGAACTGATGgaatgattaaaattttttatttataaaaataaaaaaaattaaatatcttaatttaaaaataggaaattaaaatcatagatttaaaattataatggacaaaaattgtaatttaagtAATAAATAAAGCTTTGAATGACTTTTATGAGtcatgtttggataaacttttgcataaatatttttaggagaaaaaattaaatgagtttttttataatctaaaattaatttatacctaAACTAATTTGTAAAAACTCATTAGTTtccctaaaatattatttttaactcaTATATAAGtgcttaaaaaaaacttacgtataatttaattttagctttataaaaaaaatattttattttcttcttcgtcTGAAAgtgcttattttttttctcaagtttttttttatatgctcTAGTCCCTAATTTGGAGACTTGAGATAGTAAGAGCCTGTTTGGTGATTaggataaaattaaacaattattatatcatgttataattttttgtttgttgcgTTAATAAGATATGATATTATCGTTTATTCTATTGTGTTAATCTAGTATATTTTTATCCGAGGTAAGCTAGATTAGGATAAATGTGATAGGATAAGCTTTCTTCTTTctctatataatataatataatataataataaaataaatatattaaatataatatatagtaatatattactttataatatatatctccatatatatttaataattttgacataggaatcaaaatgagaaaaaaattaggaacttaaataaaactataaaaaatttagagacatgttattttttttctttattttattggttaaaataacAAGATATGTttccaaaaaaatacaaatttaggaCTAAATTACATTTGGTCATAAATGTTCTATTAacattctttcaaattttttctAGGATCACATTCTTTCAAATTTGagaatttatctttatttctttttaactaAAACATAATGCCATACTTTTTTGTTCTACAATACAATttcgttaaaaataaataaataaaataaacgaaTGGCGACAAAACTCTCTCGCGTTGTGCCAAGCTGTCATCCATgctatttcaatttattttttctttaatttctttgcttttatcactTAAAAACtatgaaattaaaagaaaagaaaaaacggAAAGGATTAatctcataaaaatataaataataaaatattgtctTGACAACGGTTCTTTCCTAATTCATTTGTTTGTTCCATCATTGGTACAGCACAGGTCGAACTTCCTCGTTGTGTTCTGTTCTGTTTCGTGTGTACAGCTCTTTCtgttctctctttcttctccaAGCGATTCATTCAATTTTCAATTCGATTCGATCGCattcttcttctacattctcGATTCCTTCCTTTCTCAACAACTATTATATTATGCATCTTCGTCTCCCTCTCTCACCAACCACCTAGGGTTTCTCTCCGacgttaggttttttttttcgtttctcGCCGGGATTTTGGGGGCAGACTTAATCTCCGGCAGCTATGGCCTCCAACTTGCAGATGAGCCCTCAGGTGGAGCAGATCCACGGTGAAATTCGCGACAACTTTCGAGCCCTCGCGTATGCTCCCTCTCTTAATTCTATCCTATTATGATTCTTCCTTTCATCGTAttcctcttttattttcattgataataatattgttagcCTCTGTAATGTAATTTCCTATTCATTATTTAGCTTGGTGTTGTTTGGCCTTTAGGTTTTGTGATATTTGAGCTTTTTCTACACAAGAGACTTGTTTATATTGTGCAGAAGAGAAGAGTTTTCATCTGGACTTTTAAGGGGGGTAGTCAGACTCTAGGGAAGTTTTTGCTTGTTTTTATTTCCCACTACACATATTTTGTATGGTCAgagtgatttatttttcatctcTTGAAACTGTGAATTTTACTGTCTCATACGGCCTAGGTTGTCCTCTTTCACTCAATGATGATTGTTACGCTATCCTTCGTTTATCTTTATACACGTGATTTATGGTTTACTTGTATTTTTCTTACGCTTTAGTCTTGTAATAATGTATCCTTAGTTGGTGCTACATTAACAGTTAACCCATATCAGTTCATGGAGAAGGGAATGAAGGAAACAGAGATTAATAGTTTTTTGCAAATAGATCCCATCGTCTAAGTTGTTGGAGATGTGCTCTAATGTAGATGATCTGTAATGTGTTACTTAGCTTATTTATTGTTGACAAGGTTCACCTTTTGTATCCAGAAATGGCTTTCAGAAGCTGGATAAGATTAAAGATGCCAATAGACAAAGTAATCAGCTGGAAGAACTCACGGACAAGATGAGGGAGTGCAAAAGGTTAGTTATGCATTTCGGTAATTTTAATCTTGGTATTACTTAGTGAAAACTGTAGCTCTCTGAATGAGATTAAAAACAAACTGTGAAGGAGAAGGAAAATGCAGATTCTATTCAAAATATCaccttttattttccttattaAATATCATAAACAAGAGTTCTGTAATGGAATTTACATCTCGTGCCAATTTCCCTGGATTTGAAATGGTGATATCATGATAACATGGGAACATGGAACCCTGttctattttgaatattttatgaaaaaaaatggatagttattttgttgtttatcaTACTACCTATCTGCTTTCCAATCCTCTGATTTGACAGAGTAGAATTAATTTTCCCCGTTTCAATACACCATATTGCTGAAAGAAGTGAAATTTCTTGTGATTTTGGCATATTTTGTAATTTACTTTTGGAATATGTTACTTGCATTCTTAGAATATGAAATGTTAATGGTTTCAGGTTGATAAAGGAGTTTGATCGTGAGATTAAAGACGAAGAGGGAAGAAATCCCCCAGAAGTGAATAAGCAGCTCAATGATGAAAAGCAATCAATGGTCAGTACCTGgaatgcttttttatttttccttgctcaTGTTGAAAATCTTGTATCTAACTTTTCAAAGTTTGAAAGGGGCACAAGATCATATATGTTTAGAATTGGCATTCTGGCTTATTCTGTTTGACATGTAAGACTTTATAAATAGTTTGCAAGCAATGGCAATTACTTTGTTGGTATTGTCAAGACATCAACTGAAGTGATTTCCAGACTGTCAGAAAATAGTTTGAGTGTCTGAGGATTGTCCACATGTTTGTTATACATTGCATGTCCATCTAAACAAACAACCAACTCTTTATGTCTTCTAACTTACATTCTTCTTGCAGATTAAGGAGCTAAACTCATATGTGGCATTGAGAAAAACGTAAGTTCATATTTCTTCCATTGCTGTCTTTAACACACAATTGCTTCTTTTGAAGGTTTTAGCAAATCAGATTGTCGATACCAATTTTCTTTACAGGCATATTCAATTTTCTAAATCATGAATTCATGATAAATGTTACATTGAGTGTTAGTGGATCCAATAAAGCAAAAGTTAGTTTCCATTTTTGTAGATTTCTACTGCTaaataaaggttttttttttcctttgggtCTTGGTCTATTTGAAAGGAGGGTTTATAAATCACTTCAATGATTAACAGGTACATGAATACCATTGGAAATAAAAAACTGGAACTTTTTGACAATGGAGCAGGAGTAAGCGTACCTACAGCTGAAGAAAATGTTCAACTGGCATCAGGTAAAGTGTTCATTGTCatattaattgaaattgattttacTTTATATTTGTGCTTCTTCTGTAACCAGTCCTCCATATAGAATGTGTGCATTGTGTTTGAGTGTCAATTTTTGCAATGGAAAACTTCAGGCTTTCATCTTTGTTGTGCATGGGGGTGCATTTGGGTTAACAGCTTATTATGTaataaacaacttaattaagagttttttttagtaAGTACTTATCATGTAAGCACTTATGTTTAAGTTTTTTCTACAATTGAAGAGGAAATTGAGCTAAACTATTTGTATATAAGCCATTTTCCTAAGTTACCTAGGAGAGCTTATTGAAATAAGCTAAAAAAGCTTATAGACATATCATAAGCTACTTTTATAAGCTCTCTCAAACACTTGCACAAGTGCTATAAGAAAAGTTTAAATAAGCTGTAAATAAATTCTTCCAAATGGACCCTAAGTGCTTATCATGTAAGCATTTACATAATATGTATAAGTTGTTTTTACGATTGAAGAGTAAATAAGGTTAAAATTTTTTGATACGAGTTATAAGTTATTCCCATAATCTATCTTGGAGAGCTTATTAAAGTAAGCTGAAAACATTTTATAGACATAGAAGATATTTTCATAAGTTCTCCCAACACTTACACAAGTACTTATGCCATAAGACAAGCGCAAATAAGCTGTAAATTAACTCTTCCAAACACACCCTTTGAATGTTTATTTGTGTTAACTAGTAAATGTTAGCAATAATGTTTTTTGCTTCTATTATAGAAATGTCAAATCAAGAACTTATCAATGCTGGGACGAAGACGATGGATGAAACTGACCAGGCAATTGAGAGATCTAAGCAGGTGAGTCACTTCATACTTGCACCTCCATTGCCCCTGGACCTTTGTTCTTACTTCTGCCAAAATGTAGGTTGTACATCAAACAATTGAAGTTGGCACCCAAACTGCTGCTACCTTGAAAGGCCAAGTAAGTCTGATTTGCATTGAGTAATCTATATGAAGGGAAGAGTGAATGATAACAAATTTGACCTCTATTTCTGTTTATAATTTATGCAGACTGAACAAATGGGTCGTATTGTTAATGAGCTTGATTCAATTCAGTTCTCAATTAAGAAGGCTTCCCAACTTGTTAAGGAGATTGGTAGACAGGTTGATTCATTTTCATTGCTTCCATGCATTATTTACTTTCCTTCAAACCTGTGTCATGGAACTAAATTGTCTTTCCCTGTTATCAGGTAGCTACTGACAAGTGCATCATGCTTTTTCTGTTCCTTATTGTCTGTGGTGTAATTGCCATTATTGTGGTGAAGGTAATCATGTTCATTTCATCTGTTACTCTGATGAATTTGTTGTGgatatttttcctctcaaatactgttacaaattttgaaatttaaactaAGATGTTCCAAGAATTTATTTGAAAGAAGCATTTGCATTTTACTGGAAATATTTGAAACAACTTAATTTCGAAATCATATTATACAACACTAAAGTGGTGAGAACTTATATTGTATGATGATCCCTCTAGCGAATGCATATTGAAATGCTCATgttcaatatcttttttttttttggaaggcataaagtatatatattattagaataATCAAAACAGTACAAGGGGTACTGGATGAAAGAAAAGTACAAGGCACCTCTGGTGCTGCCCTCCAAAAGAAAACCCAAGCTAACCCAACAAGAAAGGCTACCCCACACAGATTAACCAAAGGATTCCGAGATATTGGAAGACCAGTGGTTAAAACTAGTGTTAAAACCTTTCTCTCTAGCTTTTAGCCAAGACCAAGCTAGGAACAAAGCATCTTC
This region includes:
- the LOC114381335 gene encoding pyruvate dehydrogenase (acetyl-transferring) kinase, mitochondrial-like isoform X2, encoding MEVKIQKTLSMCKNLMKEVKTWGCLQQTGLSLRYMMEFGSNPTPKNLLISAQFLHKELPIRIARRAIELHTLPHGLSHRPPVLKVPLLHYWYLDSFREIRSFPEMKNMNDEKEFTELIKSIKVRHNNVVPTMALGVQQLKNVFEDPDEIDEFLDRIYMSRIGIRMLIGQHVELHNPNPPPSCVGYIHTNMSPVNVARNASEDARSMCYGEYGSAADVRIYGDPDFTFPYVPAHLHLMVFELVKNSLRAVQDHFMDSDEVAPPIRIITADGIEDVTIKVSDEGGGIPRSGLPKIFTYLYSTARNASWDENEPSDLGTTDNISVKMAGNGYGLPICRLYARYFGGDLQVISMEGYGTDAYLHLSRLGDSQEPLP
- the LOC114381335 gene encoding pyruvate dehydrogenase (acetyl-transferring) kinase, mitochondrial-like isoform X1, with protein sequence MKNMNDEKEFTELIKSIKVRHNNVVPTMALGVQQLKNVFEDPDEIDEFLDRIYMSRIGIRMLIGQHVELHNPNPPPSCVGYIHTNMSPVNVARNASEDARSMCYGEYGSAADVRIYGDPDFTFPYVPAHLHLMVFELVKNSLRAVQDHFMDSDEVAPPIRIITADGIEDVTIKVSDEGGGIPRSGLPKIFTYLYSTARNASWDENEPSDLGTTDNISVKMAGNGYGLPICRLYARYFGGDLQVISMEGYGTDAYLHLSRLGDSQEPLP
- the LOC114381334 gene encoding novel plant SNARE 13-like; translation: MASNLQMSPQVEQIHGEIRDNFRALANGFQKLDKIKDANRQSNQLEELTDKMRECKRLIKEFDREIKDEEGRNPPEVNKQLNDEKQSMIKELNSYVALRKTYMNTIGNKKLELFDNGAGVSVPTAEENVQLASEMSNQELINAGTKTMDETDQAIERSKQVVHQTIEVGTQTAATLKGQTEQMGRIVNELDSIQFSIKKASQLVKEIGRQVATDKCIMLFLFLIVCGVIAIIVVKIVHPNNKDIRDIPGLAPPVPTRRLLYARSGDHLD